A genomic stretch from Vibrio neptunius includes:
- the gap gene encoding type I glyceraldehyde-3-phosphate dehydrogenase codes for MTIKVGINGFGRIGRFVFRAAQERSDIEVVGINDLIDVEYMAYMLKYDSTHGRFNGTVEVEGGNLIVNGKTVRVTAERNPTDLKWDEIGVDVVAEATGIFLTDETARQHITAGAKKVVLTGPSKDATPMFVMGVNDSTYAGQDIVSNASCTTNCLAPIAKVLNDKFGIESGLMTTVHATTATQKTVDGPSAKDWRGGRGASQNIIPSSTGAAKAVGVVLPELNGKLTGMAFRVPTANVSVVDLTVNLKEGASYEAICAAMKEASEGELKGVLGYTEDQVVSQDFIGEVQTSVFDAKAGIALTDNFVKVVSWYDNEIGYSNKVLDLIAHISK; via the coding sequence ATGACTATCAAAGTAGGTATTAACGGTTTTGGCCGTATCGGTCGTTTCGTATTCCGTGCAGCACAAGAGCGTAGCGACATCGAAGTTGTAGGTATCAACGACCTGATCGATGTAGAGTACATGGCATACATGCTTAAGTACGATTCAACTCACGGCCGTTTCAACGGTACTGTTGAAGTTGAAGGTGGTAACCTAATCGTTAACGGTAAGACTGTACGTGTTACTGCTGAGCGTAACCCAACTGACCTTAAGTGGGACGAAATCGGTGTTGACGTTGTAGCTGAAGCAACTGGTATCTTCCTAACTGACGAGACTGCACGTCAGCACATCACTGCTGGTGCTAAGAAAGTTGTTCTAACTGGTCCTTCAAAAGACGCAACTCCAATGTTCGTAATGGGTGTTAACGACAGCACTTACGCTGGTCAAGACATCGTTTCTAACGCTTCTTGTACAACTAACTGTCTAGCGCCTATCGCTAAAGTTCTTAACGACAAGTTCGGTATCGAATCTGGTCTTATGACTACAGTTCACGCTACTACAGCAACTCAAAAAACGGTAGATGGTCCTTCTGCTAAAGACTGGCGCGGTGGTCGTGGTGCTTCTCAGAACATCATCCCATCTTCAACTGGTGCAGCTAAAGCGGTAGGCGTTGTTCTTCCAGAACTCAACGGCAAACTAACTGGTATGGCTTTCCGTGTACCAACTGCTAACGTTTCTGTCGTTGACCTAACCGTTAACCTAAAAGAAGGTGCATCTTACGAAGCTATCTGTGCAGCGATGAAAGAAGCTTCTGAAGGCGAGCTTAAAGGTGTTCTAGGTTACACTGAAGACCAAGTTGTTTCTCAAGACTTCATCGGCGAAGTTCAAACTTCAGTATTCGATGCTAAAGCTGGTATCGCTCTAACTGATAACTTCGTTAAAGTTGTATCTTGGTACGACAACGAAATCGGTTACTCAAACAAAGTTCTAGACCTAATCGCTCACATCTCTAAGTAA
- the msrB gene encoding peptide-methionine (R)-S-oxide reductase MsrB: MEQDNKKVIKPNEYWREKLSEEEYRICREQGTEAPFTGKLLQNKETGVYSCTCCQAPLFQSDNKYDSGCGWPSFDAPINDQAIRYLEDLSHGMVRTEIRCAACDSHLGHVFPDGPKTTGERFCVNSVSLIFNNS; this comes from the coding sequence GTGGAACAGGATAATAAAAAAGTCATCAAACCCAATGAATACTGGCGTGAAAAGCTTTCTGAAGAAGAATATCGCATCTGTCGTGAGCAGGGAACAGAAGCACCGTTCACAGGTAAGTTACTGCAAAACAAGGAAACTGGGGTATATTCTTGTACCTGCTGTCAGGCCCCTCTATTTCAATCAGATAACAAGTATGATTCCGGTTGTGGTTGGCCAAGTTTCGATGCCCCTATTAATGATCAGGCTATTCGTTATTTGGAAGATCTAAGTCACGGAATGGTGAGAACAGAGATTAGGTGTGCAGCTTGTGATAGCCACTTGGGTCACGTTTTTCCTGATGGGCCAAAGACAACAGGTGAAAGATTTTGTGTGAATTCTGTGTCGTTAATTTTCAACAATTCTTAA
- a CDS encoding DUF2989 domain-containing protein, with amino-acid sequence MNHIRALLILSLAIALSGCFENRQNTDKLCADNPRLQCERLNMNDGQCRVPRTDLIWHRNDVLKQPTDSNIIAEYHYLAAYKKCLELASQIQPIEQPGLKERRFNALINSGEDLEQLVERIRQSSSPESLYFLWSQTGDDEAQRSFLQLEGTPALDTPEMQYALATFYTSRDLEKTISLLNKSLELSKGKNLNTDIFKTLASITYQQNRKEQAYIWAMVASRFDVPIIGSAQEMKILYGFSQDKYKQLDDIADNIENALDSGRYQRDMVPNFN; translated from the coding sequence ATGAATCATATAAGAGCGCTACTAATCTTAAGTCTGGCTATTGCGTTATCAGGGTGTTTCGAAAATCGTCAGAACACTGACAAACTATGCGCCGATAATCCCAGATTACAATGTGAACGGCTTAATATGAACGATGGTCAGTGCCGTGTACCTAGAACCGACTTGATTTGGCATCGTAATGATGTGCTTAAACAACCGACCGACAGCAATATTATTGCCGAATACCACTATCTGGCGGCCTATAAGAAGTGCCTTGAATTAGCCTCACAGATACAGCCTATTGAACAGCCTGGACTAAAAGAGCGTCGATTCAATGCATTAATCAACTCAGGGGAGGACTTAGAACAATTGGTCGAGCGAATTCGTCAATCTTCTTCTCCAGAATCCCTCTATTTCCTTTGGAGCCAAACGGGTGATGACGAAGCACAAAGAAGCTTCCTGCAACTCGAAGGCACTCCGGCTCTGGACACTCCTGAGATGCAGTATGCACTTGCTACCTTTTATACCAGCCGTGATCTGGAGAAAACAATAAGCTTACTCAACAAATCGCTCGAACTGAGTAAAGGCAAGAACCTTAATACGGACATTTTTAAGACACTGGCTAGTATTACCTATCAACAGAATCGTAAAGAACAAGCTTACATTTGGGCGATGGTGGCGAGTCGCTTCGACGTTCCCATTATCGGCTCAGCGCAGGAAATGAAAATTCTTTATGGATTCAGCCAAGACAAGTACAAACAGCTCGATGATATTGCCGACAATATTGAAAACGCGCTCGATAGCGGCCGTTACCAAAGAGACATGGTTCCTAACTTCAATTAG
- a CDS encoding DUF1315 family protein, with amino-acid sequence MDAEQLINAITPEAYERLLYAVETGKWPEGTPLSHEQRDSCMQAVMLYQSKHNAEAQHMTVAQGGEISFKSKAELKKQFKQDQQDIVRVNPNKDA; translated from the coding sequence ATGGACGCAGAGCAGTTAATTAATGCCATTACACCAGAGGCATATGAGCGTCTACTCTATGCTGTAGAAACGGGGAAGTGGCCTGAGGGTACACCACTTTCTCACGAGCAGCGAGATTCGTGTATGCAAGCTGTGATGTTGTATCAATCTAAGCATAACGCAGAAGCGCAACATATGACGGTGGCCCAAGGGGGCGAGATCAGTTTTAAGTCAAAAGCGGAACTGAAAAAGCAGTTCAAGCAAGATCAGCAAGATATTGTTCGAGTCAACCCAAATAAGGACGCTTAG
- a CDS encoding YchJ family protein, with amino-acid sequence MQYCPCGTAKRYSDCCEPIHLDHSKATTPEKLMRSRYSAHVKQLVDYVVETYHPSCHANEQREEIKQSIESDWCKLEVINTEVGKDANEGFVTFKAYFNDDKTQHCLEERSRFVRENGLWYYIDGTFPEPDIDPRLNQTIKQLKVGRNDPCICGSGKKFKKCCG; translated from the coding sequence ATGCAATATTGCCCTTGTGGGACAGCAAAGCGCTACAGCGATTGCTGTGAGCCGATTCATCTCGACCATTCTAAAGCCACGACGCCTGAAAAATTAATGCGTTCTCGCTATAGCGCACACGTTAAGCAATTGGTCGATTATGTAGTAGAAACTTATCACCCAAGTTGTCATGCCAATGAACAACGCGAAGAAATTAAACAATCGATAGAAAGTGATTGGTGCAAGTTGGAAGTCATCAATACAGAAGTAGGCAAAGATGCGAACGAAGGTTTCGTCACTTTTAAAGCTTATTTTAACGACGACAAAACACAACATTGCCTGGAAGAGCGCTCTCGTTTTGTAAGAGAGAATGGCTTGTGGTACTACATTGATGGCACGTTTCCAGAGCCCGATATTGACCCACGGCTCAATCAAACCATAAAACAACTCAAAGTCGGCCGAAATGATCCTTGTATCTGTGGCAGCGGTAAAAAGTTTAAGAAATGCTGCGGCTAA
- a CDS encoding HDOD domain-containing protein, with translation MKNSYIARQPILGRDKHTVGYELLFRDGPKNTFPEVDPDHATSRLLSDHFLNTHYDTLGDKLGFVNFPYQSLVNKVPTLFPKDNMVVEILEDCAPTQELLQAIKEMAEEGYKIALDDFVPSKEWKAFLPYISIIKFDIRLVPIEKAKIFMMSLEGSNIEFLAEKVENYEEFEQAKRAGFEYFQGYFFSKPEIISKKALEPAFMTIIQLLTEISKDDIDYNTIESLISKDVSLSYKLLTFVNSSAIVQTQIQSFRQALVYLGEDKLRKFISLVSLASSQDSKPDYLYGLSIQRARFCELIGEKLQVELGAGQAFLTGMFSLLDSLLDKPLDLIVNEIPIEEAVKLALTKNAGILGSILMLTEAYELAEWEEVSNLSESLGLNPKDIISSYNASVKWTADLLSVSTK, from the coding sequence TTGAAAAACTCTTACATCGCCAGACAACCCATACTGGGTAGAGATAAACACACGGTAGGGTACGAACTCTTGTTCAGGGATGGGCCCAAGAACACCTTTCCTGAAGTTGATCCGGACCACGCGACCAGTCGTTTGCTTTCTGATCACTTCCTCAACACGCACTACGACACTCTGGGTGACAAACTTGGGTTCGTTAATTTCCCTTACCAAAGTTTAGTTAACAAAGTCCCAACTTTATTTCCCAAAGACAACATGGTTGTTGAAATTCTTGAAGATTGCGCACCAACACAAGAACTATTGCAAGCCATTAAAGAGATGGCTGAGGAAGGATATAAAATCGCTCTGGATGACTTTGTTCCGAGTAAAGAGTGGAAAGCCTTTCTCCCCTATATCTCAATCATCAAATTTGATATCCGACTAGTTCCGATAGAAAAAGCTAAAATTTTCATGATGAGTCTTGAAGGTTCAAATATTGAGTTCTTAGCAGAAAAAGTTGAAAACTATGAAGAGTTTGAGCAAGCCAAAAGAGCAGGATTTGAATATTTCCAAGGCTACTTTTTCAGCAAGCCTGAGATAATCAGCAAAAAAGCGTTGGAACCCGCTTTCATGACGATCATCCAACTTTTAACCGAAATTTCGAAAGATGATATTGACTACAACACCATTGAGTCACTCATCAGCAAAGATGTGTCGTTATCTTACAAACTACTGACTTTTGTCAATTCGTCCGCCATAGTACAAACACAAATTCAGTCTTTCCGTCAGGCTTTGGTTTATCTTGGTGAGGATAAATTGCGCAAATTCATTTCTCTAGTCTCGCTGGCATCGAGCCAAGATAGCAAACCCGACTATCTGTACGGGTTGTCTATCCAACGTGCCCGCTTCTGCGAGCTGATCGGAGAAAAGCTTCAAGTAGAACTTGGTGCCGGACAAGCTTTTCTTACTGGTATGTTCTCGTTGCTCGATAGTCTTCTAGACAAGCCATTGGATCTTATCGTGAACGAGATTCCTATCGAAGAGGCCGTAAAGCTGGCATTGACAAAGAATGCAGGCATACTAGGCAGTATTCTCATGTTAACCGAAGCGTATGAGTTAGCTGAATGGGAAGAGGTATCCAACCTTAGCGAGTCTCTTGGTTTAAATCCAAAAGACATCATTTCAAGCTATAACGCTTCCGTTAAATGGACCGCAGATCTTCTCTCAGTATCAACAAAATAG
- a CDS encoding peptidylprolyl isomerase gives MITLHTNFGDIKVKLNEEKAPETCANFLQYCRDGFYDNTLFHRVIDGFMIQGGGMESGLREKATRASIKNEANNGLSNKVGTLAMARTMEPHSASSQFFINVSNNTFLDFRSESLDGWGYCVFAEVVEGMDIVNQIKGVSTGSQGMHQDVPLEDVVITGTTIED, from the coding sequence ATGATCACCCTTCACACTAATTTTGGTGACATCAAAGTTAAACTAAACGAAGAAAAAGCACCAGAAACATGCGCGAACTTCCTGCAGTACTGCCGTGATGGTTTCTACGACAACACGCTATTCCACCGTGTTATCGATGGTTTCATGATCCAAGGTGGCGGCATGGAATCAGGTCTGCGTGAAAAAGCGACTCGCGCATCTATCAAGAATGAAGCAAACAACGGCTTGAGCAACAAAGTAGGTACACTTGCAATGGCGCGTACCATGGAACCACACTCTGCAAGTTCACAGTTCTTCATCAACGTGAGCAACAACACTTTCCTAGATTTCCGCAGCGAAAGTCTAGACGGTTGGGGTTACTGTGTGTTCGCGGAAGTGGTCGAAGGCATGGATATCGTCAACCAAATTAAAGGGGTAAGCACAGGCTCACAAGGCATGCATCAAGATGTTCCTTTAGAAGACGTTGTCATCACAGGCACCACAATCGAAGATTAA